Genomic segment of Porites lutea chromosome 13, jaPorLute2.1, whole genome shotgun sequence:
TGCTTTGTTCTTGTGCTATGCCTTCGATGGCAACGATGTCAAATTGGTTTGCCACAAATAACTCACCAGTTCGCAAGTCAAAGCCACCTAGTGTGAGATCATTCTGTTCATTgacttctttatttttcctAAGTCCCAGTCGAATACTTTATATTACTCTGTTTGGTGACGGTGCTACTCTGGCTCAAAAACTCTTCTCAGAAGGCTTAACTTGAAAGCTTATAAACAGAGTAGTCATGAATTATTTTGTCGGTAACTGACTAGATAGAACATTTTCCCATGCGGCTTAACATCGTACAATAATCGGGtcatattgaaaataataatcttCAGTTTAACATGGAAACTAAGGTTTATGTGAAACATGCAAAGAAAGACTGCTGCTGAGGAAATAACATTTGCATATAAAAGACAATTCCTCGGGTGATTTGCTAGACATATTTTCAACGCGTCTTCCAGATCACCAAGATCTCCTGAAAATGTCAGCCAAAGTACCATTCAGTAAAATTGCGAGAAGAATTGCTTACTTTATTCTGTTTCTAGCATTCGTTACGCTCCTTTACTATGAAACTCGAGTTATAATGGAATCAAGTGCTCTAGGATTTGGAAGAAGCTATGAAGGTAAAGAATTACTTGGAACTGCGTTTTGTATGTGACACGTTCCCTGAACAAATTACCCAAATTGTATTAAAACGCTAACACTTCTTTAATTTCAAGCTGTTATTGCGAGATTTTTAAGGCGGCTCGACGAAGCCATTCCGGCATGATGCTATGGTAAAGTTTTTGAGTTTCGTTTTTCGCTAGGAAAGATTTAACCGATATCTATGATTTTTGGTGTCCTATATAAATGAAGAATGGTGGAACTTTTCAAAACTACTAATTTTCTTTCAATTGATATATTAGCCTATCTAACACATTATTTTCACACCTGAAAAATAGTTCCAATAGCCCTTACGTTATGTGTATTCGCAAAAGTTGAAGACAAACATGATCATAAAACTGACTCGGCACAAAATACTGCTCAAATTTAATCGTAAAATGCTATGCtaacacattaatttttttgtgttgaGTCAGTAAAGCACTGCAAATAGCGTGCGTACGGTAAGAGTTAGGCCATGTCCAAATTCTAAAAGGGTTTTCTTACCCAAAGGTTTTTTGAAAGAAACCGAGTAATAAGACACTCCgcttaaaattatttcaaattcaaatgaaactaaATTAGATTAAAATCGAtcctaaaataaaattaaataaacatcTATTGGTTATAGAGGCTATTAAAAGGCAGACATCCCGGAGAAAGATCATGGAGCAATACTGTCAGACGAATTCGTACGAGAAGGAACCTCGAGTCAGTCGCGAGAATTTGGGGTACATCACTGTAAATGACGAATACAAGTTCATATACTGCACAATTCCGAAGGTCGGCACTACCACTTGGAAAAAAGTTTTCGCTGAACTGCGAGGCCTAAGACACAACGTAAAGGTACACATACTAGAAAACCCACAATTAGGCCATAGGTTTTTATGTTCTCTTGGTTTTATTGGTCACCTATTCTTGTGGCCATATGCAAGGGCACAAACGCCTTCAATATAATGTATACATTTTGCCTAATCAAGGTCTAATCCCCGGgaggggtactgccatatatgggctatataggtatgtgccgctgtgaataAAATTGcacagatgctggccacgtgagtgaatacGCTTTATTGTtataccacaggtaacccaggctctgtgatagtaccacagtacggttcaagtaaaattacagtgtttgtatggggtaaaaataccatcctaaaatttcgaggaaatactaaataaagatcaatgaaacttactctgcagttaatttttgaatttcaatgaaacttactctgcattTAATTGTTGAATTTCGCGTGCAGAATCcgtcacaaaaacaaagaaatttgagCACATAACAAGTGCGTTACGCGAGATCAAATGGCTACCAGTAAATGAGCATCTCCACTACAGAGACACTGTAATGACGTTTAGGTGCATgaagggtggctttgggcaaatgatgtatcggtccccagaaaggtcacctcaggactcACGGGATGATtctttttgtacagtgcccaggcctcatttccctggccgcgcgttgatctggcctggctgcttcggcgagcatattctccGTCCgtttggattatatccttcgagtttgtcaaagtctgtgggattcgtttctctatctgggaaagcttcattggtttctttatctgctgctatcctatttctacgatcctggcatgtttattttccgttggagttcgaatttcgcgGAAAACGTTGTGTTGattgagagcatgtcggcgaaaatggcatctcgtgtttcctaccttgtatattattattgtatatagagtgaatttgaacaaattactgcaaattatcacgaaacttcgttggagcaataaggacaacaataattaactgcagagtaagtttcattgatctttatttagtatttcctagaaattttaggatggtatttttaccccatacaaacacggtaattttactggaaccgtactgtggtactatcacagagcctgggttacctgtggttaTACaggctatttcgagaaaggttgtcggaaaaaatgtgcacacgATAATCCCGAAAAgaaatatgggatatgatcaatacacgctgctcctgacactgtagctgtcgaacctacttttgttgctttcttgtAGCACCCGCAAagatacgtccatggcctctcgtttcattctttcaaacttctttGAATAACAAAACCACTCACAATACCTTTCAATTTCGGGATTGTCgagtgcactttttccgacaactcTCTCGAAATAGCTTTATATTTATGGCGCATTTGcagctaacacttttttttgctattttcaagCATGCAGTGAAGGCAAAAGGGAGGGGGGGAACATGTCCTACTTctgttttaacttttaaaagtgATCTATAATGTTTATGTTTAAACTTTGCGGAAAAACACGTACTTTCATTATTTTCCAGGTACACAGTTGGAATCTATGGAAACGATTATACCAGTACTCAGAAGAAGAGAGAAATATACGACTGCAGacttatttcaaatttcttttcgtTCGTGATCCACTAAAACGCCTGCTTTCCGCATATAAAGACAAATTCATCGGATTCGGTACTAGCGTCAGTAGATCTACTCGAATGCATATAATAAAGGAGTATAGGCCAAAagatttaaacaaaaacaacaactgggTTAGCTTTCCTGAATTCATTCAGTATTTCTCCGAGGACAGAGCGCGGAACCAACATTGGCGGCAGTACGAGAAGCTTTGCCATCCTTGTGCGGTAAACTACAGTTTCATTGGTCATTTGGAGACATTGGAAGATGACGCACATCTTTTGCTCAAAATGGCGGGAATTAACGATCGGGTTTCTTTTCCGCCGGTTCACAAGTCAACCAGCTCATCTAAAACTCTTGATTACTATTCCCAAGTGCCTGTTGAATACATCACTCGGTTAGGGGAGCTTTACCGAAGTGATTTTGAAATGTTTGGTTACAATTTCCCAGGCGATTTACAAACCCTCATCAAAAATTCATCATCGAACCGTTAAAAGGAGCAGCTatttcaattcttttatcctCACCAATCCTCTTTTACGATTTCCTTGGTGAGGTACAACCTCTCATCAATAATAACATTTGTCACCGAACCGTTAAAAAGAGCAGCCATTTCAATTCTCCTTTATCCTAACCAATTTTCTATGCTTTAAAGAAAAATCGGTGAAACTTACattgaaaagcaaaaaatgtGTGTTTTCACTTTGATCTGCATATTTTGAGTGGGATAAATTTATTAGtgatttttatagttttatttatttcactccttttttttttcagaggtCTTTATCTTATTTCATCATTTCAATAGCTTTTCAAGAGGAAACTCAATTTGATTACAAAAATACTTGACCTGCGCTATCGAAATCTGTCTTTTTATCAAGCAGAGGCCGGTCAACGTGCGAATGTTGTAAATTTCACCTAGTATTATGTTCAGTGGACTTTTTGGAGTTTGGTCCTTATATCATTACATCATCTTCTTAAAGTTAAGAAAGGCACAAAAAGATCAATTCTTAACTCTTCGAATTTAAAAGCCTATATCAACATCTCAAAAGCAGGTTGaatttgatcgtccgggtgaatgtagtcctgaataggactgttgctgttgacagtgactgacgtttcgacaacctgtgcggtagttaTCTTCAGAGTGTAAGTGAgatgtatcacgtcagttgatggtattatactctggtatTATACTACTGTCCTTTGACGTGAAACCACTGTTCACCAGCATTCCACTTCCACTGGCTCTAGACTGTACTGAGAACGCTATTAAAAACCCTACTGTTGAACTACCACGACCTACAGACGACACTATGGACCTTCTCAACCTCTGTTTGACTTCGACGTACTTTCAGTACAACGGCAAACACCACAAACAGTTACATggtacagctatgggctctccagtttctgttgtagtagcagaaattgtcatgcaaaacatcgaggaacaagcCCTAACTACCTACACGCGAACTATACCTCTTTGGTTTACGTTACGTTGACGACACATTCACCGCCCTACACAAAGACGCAATCGAAgattttcacgaacaccttaacagacagaacgcggacatacagttcaccaaggCGATGGAAGAAAATGGTGAGATACCTTTgctagactgcttggtcactcgggacaacaacaaactgaaaacgactatttacagaaaaccgacgcataccgaccgattactagaccagtcttcgtacaacccgacttctcacaaggctactactatccggactctgaCGAAACGAGCGCAATTAGTTTGCAACTCACCtaacagcctacaagacgagagtgattatcttaacaacttTTTTAGTAAGAACCATAACagcacggactttgttagacagaacactcacagtaacactgattccaataCTCAGaacaactctggccctgttaggACAGcaactataccgtacatcagaggcacttctgaaactattgcacgtatattacaagcttacaatatacgtgttgcacacaaaccgataaccactttacgacgactgcttactaatgttaaggacaaagacaaaccggaggacagacagggagcagtatacaagatcaaatgctgcgactgccaagcttcttacattggtgaaaccggcagaaacctaagcacgcgactgaccgaacacaaacgagcgacgaggaatggtgacgtcaacaatcacattgctgagcaccatttacagacgaaacatcaaattgactgggactctgcgacatgcataacgtattctacagactactatcaacgtcttactttagaaagctggtttacgccactgaatcgtagccaacagttaccagcgccgtacaaacgactattgacgagatcaagcaaaactaaccgcgagagaacgactggagaactgacaatttgactaacaatagacgactgtttaactgtgacaatagacggatcgaaacgcaccaattactgattacgagtcttcataacCAATAACATGACGGCGtaactgacagatgaccaataacatcgcgacgtaattgaccaatcagatcaataaccagagtatattaccatcaactgacgtgatacaactcactttgactctgaaggtgactaccgcacaggttgtcgaaacgtcagtcactgtcaacaacaacagtcctattcaggactacgttcacccagacgatcaaactcaacctggGTTCAAACCGTTCACAGTTCTATATCAACATGTTTGACATATTTGGTATCGCTTAAAAGGCTCAATCTATATTTCAAATCCGGTAGATTAGCACATTCAATTTTATGTCGTTACTTCATATTAGCTTAATAGAAAAACGGGCACAGGACGTTAAGTTGGTTTTGGCACACAAGTTTTGGACTTGGGCCGGGTACGTATTTAACAAACTTTTCAATATAAATATCTAATCACACTTAacgttcttcaaagaaaaattgaaactgTATCGAATTAACTTATTATTGATAAGCAAACGACAAATCGAATAAGGAAGCAGTTAAgtgaaataatttttatgtaCTGACTGTGTTTTTCTTGCACGTTGCTTAACAATTCTGTGGCTTTAAAAGCAATAACAATAAAGAATATAAAATACATTTATAATGAATTTACACCATCAAAAACATTAATTAGGCTTTTATGGGTTCTCCTTTATATCTTTGTTCATTATTCCCGTTCTCATAGGCTTCGTTTCACCAggatttattttgttgataaaaaggtgcttgtttatattttatttccGAATCAAGCCCAAGAGAAGAATGTATGTGTGCGCATTAGCGAGCTTGACATTCTATGAGAATCTGTTGATCGGGCAAGAAACAAGTGTCCTTTGTCTGCATTAactggtgtccgtattaagcgggtgaaTTAGGGGAAAATTTAAGGCCGGGCTTTCCCAGGGACGAAGAAAagtgtccgtaataacgaggaGTCCGTATAAAGCGGGTGTACGTATGGCGGGGTTAGACTGTACAGACAGATAGAATAAGTAATAAAGATAGTAGGTAAGTAAATGTACATTGAATTGTGTCTTGATTGAAAAAGAAGTCAAACGCGTGAAAATCATTAGAAGGTTCCAGAAATTCGCACGTTACACACGAAGTTTAAAGATTTACGAAATTATTGCTCTCAACAGAGTTTTGTtcataggccctttgcagccaGTCATTCACGTgatacaaaaccgccatgctggagagcagaGGAAGCACTGGCgcaagacaaacaaagagctCATATCATTTAAAATAGTGAAAAAAAGCGCCTGTTTACCAGTTCATTGTTCTGGCTCTTCCCACGTTCACTTCATGAGCGTTGTGGTCCAATTGGCTAACTGATGACACATGATTCTCGCGAGAATCTGCTCTATTTTTTCTCCTCCCCTCGTCTCGCGCGTGTCGCGCTTTGCGCCAAATGCCGCGTTttcctcgcttggctcataaagcacCTGTTTTTCAGGCTAGGGTCGGTAGTCTTCTTTCTCGAaagagagctttgcttttaggcCTTGCTTTATATGGGTTTGGAACCCATAAACTGATCAATCAAGAGATATTTAGTTTTATCTCTAACACTTGCGTTGTTCTTGTGCTATGCCTTCGGTGCCAACGATGTCAAATTGGTTTGCCACAAACAACCCGCCAGTTTGCAGTCAAATCCATCTCGTGTGAGATCATTCTGTTCATTGACTTCAGTTTATTTTTCCTAAGTCTCAGTCGAATACTTTACTCTGTTTGGTGACCGTGCTACTCTGGCTCAAAAACTCTTCTCTTAATTTGAAAGCTTATAAACAGAGTAGTCATGAATTATTTTGTCGGTAACTGACTAgaacatcaggggcacccaacgactgttttctgtaaaatacgtGTTCGgggaagcaaatattgcctagaatttttcttacttaaggtctgacatcagacgtctgatatcatgCTGAAATCTGACGTCTGACAGCAGACACCTGCTGATATCAGATGACCGTtcttcatgtacaattttcaaagcttttcCAATAAATCCGCTAcgactttttgaagtttaatttttcacattttactccccATGCAGGTTAGGCTTTTTTTCGCagtaaaaaggaaatctaaaatttttgggaaaGTCATACTGGAGCCCTGATAATTTCGAACAGACTCAAGTTGctctaggatgaccgaacagatataaattttatagAGTCACTTATAATGCATTagctagagatctaaaagttctctggatagcctaaaaagtgttttcaatttgtGTAAgaggttgggtgcccctgagaacATTTTCCCAAGCGGCTTAACATCGCACAATAATCGGGtcatattgaaaataataatcttCAGTTTAACATGGAAACTAAGGTTTATGTGAAACATGCAAAAGAAGACCGCTTTTAAGGAAataacatttgcataattataaAAGGCAATGCCTCGGGTGATTTGCtagaaatattttcaacacgTCTGCCGGATCACCAAGATCTCCTGAAAATGTCAGCCAAAGTACCATTCAGTAAAATTGCGAGAAGAATTGCCTACTTTATTCTCTTCCTAACATTCGTTACGTTCCTTTACTATCAAACTCGAGTAATAATGGAATCAAGTGCTCTAGGATTTGGAAGAAGCTATGAAGGTAAAGAATTATTTAGATGCGTTTTGTATGTGACATGTTTCCTGAACAGATTTCTCAAATTGCATTGAAACGCTAACACTTTGTTAATTTTAAGCTGTTATTGCGAGatttttaaggtggctcaacAAAGCTGTTCATGGTGCTATGGTAAAGTTTTTGAGTTTCGTTTTTCGGTAGGAAAGATTTAACCGATATCTATGATTTTTGGTGTCCTAAATGAAGAATGGTGGAACTTTTCAAGACTATCTAACACATTATTTTCACACCTGAAAAATAGTTCCAATAGCCCTTACGTTTTGTGTATTCGCAAAAGTTGAAGACAAACATGATCATAAAACTTACTCGGCACAAactgctggtcaaatttaatcGTAAAATGCTATGCTAACACATTAATGTTTTTGCGTTGAGTCAGTAAAGCACTGCAAATAGCGTGCGTACGGTAAGAGTTAGGCCATGTCCAAATTCTAAAAGGGTTTTCTTACCCAAAGGTTTTTTGAAAGAAACCGAGTAATAAGACACTCCgcttaaaattatttcaaattcaaatgaaactaaATTAGATTAAAATCGAtcctaaaataaaattaaataaacatcTATTGGTTATAGAGGCTATTAAAAGGCAGGCATCCAGGAGAAAGATCATGGAGCAATACTGTCAGACGAATTCGTACGAGAAGGAACCTCGAGTCAGTCGCGAGAATTTGGGGTACATCACTGTAAATGACGAATACAAGTTCATATACTGCACAATTCCGAAGGTCGGCACTACCACTTGGAAAAAAGTTTTCGCTGAACTGCGAGGCCTAAGACACAACGTAAAGGTACACATACTGGAAAACCCACTATTAGGCCATAGGCTTTTATGTTCTCTTGGTTTTATTTGGTCACCTATTCTTATGGCTATATGCAAGGGCACAACATGCAAACGCCTACACTTTAAAATGTATACATTATGCCTAATCAAGGTGTAATCAACGCTGTACATGTTTCCAAATACATTTCCTAATTTGTCTAGCATTTACCTATGTTTACAAAAGTGTCGTCTTGTAAATAGGTCGCCATTTCTCGCTCCTTAACCATTGTTTTCCCATAAACGGCGTTTGTAATTGCCCCGATGCTTCAAAAAAAAGCCCGACAACTCCTGTTAGCGACGGAGTAACGACTGAAAAAACATACAAGTCaacctagtccctaggcgttctcggctcggtcaatcctggactctatcgtgagctgtgacgtcaccgagagatacaCGCGGACAACGaggcaagagagaacgcctagggactaggctgcaTACAAGTCAAATACTCGACAAGTAAAGGGAGAAACGAACAGTAAAGTCTGCGTTGCAATGGTCAGCTGTACTGTGATGTTGAGTTATACGAAATCGAGGCAAAATGTCCTACTGACAGTATTCACATGTCGTCACGGCGGCCATTCTGGTCTTCCAaaacaatacaacaacaacaacttttttgactttatcctcgacatgaagatttcagtgcCAAAACAATCATTATaacaa
This window contains:
- the LOC140923387 gene encoding carbohydrate sulfotransferase 11-like; translated protein: MSAKVPFSKIARRIAYFILFLAFVTLLYYETRVIMESSALGFGRSYEEAIKRQTSRRKIMEQYCQTNSYEKEPRVSRENLGYITVNDEYKFIYCTIPKVGTTTWKKVFAELRGLRHNVKVHSWNLWKRLYQYSEEERNIRLQTYFKFLFVRDPLKRLLSAYKDKFIGFGTSVSRSTRMHIIKEYRPKDLNKNNNWVSFPEFIQYFSEDRARNQHWRQYEKLCHPCAVNYSFIGHLETLEDDAHLLLKMAGINDRVSFPPVHKSTSSSKTLDYYSQVPVEYITRLGELYRSDFEMFGYNFPGDLQTLIKNSSSNR